AGAATTGCAAAGGAGCATGGTATCAAAGCACATCGCTGGATCTGGACGATGAACAGGGGAGAGAAAGAACTGCTGGCGAGTCATCCGGAGTGGTACGCAAAAAATCGTAAAGGTGAAAGTTGTGCAACACATCCTCCCTATGTTGATTACTATCGCTGGCTATGTCCAAGCAAACCTGAGACAATTAATTATTTGAAAGAGCAGGCAGAAGCTGTGTTGTCAAAGGATTATGTAGATGGATTGCATTTGGATTATGTGCGATATTGTGATGTAATCCTGCCTGTTAACCTGTGGAGCAATTATGGAATTGATCAGTCCAAAGAATTGGCTGATTATGATTTCTGCTATTGCGAGACTTGCAGAAGTAAATATAAAGAGCTGCATGGTAAGGACCCACTGGAATTGCAACATCCTGATCAGAGTCCGTCCTGGCGTAAGTTTAGGTATGATCGTATTACCAATGTGGTAACTAATCTGGCAGGGGTAGCCAGGAAACATAAGAAACCAATTTCTGCGGCGGTGTTTCCGACACCTGAAATTGCAAAACGTATTGTAAGACAGGATTGGACGAATTGGCCATTGAATGCTGTGTGTCCGATGATCTATCATGGATTTTATCAGGAAGATGTGAACTGGATCGGAGATGCGGTAGCTGAGGGAATGAGGGGATTGGATGGCCGCTTCCCATTATTTGCGGGTTTATATTTGCCGGATTTCAATGGTAATATGGATGATTTAGAGAAGGGTGTAAGGTTGGCATTAAAGAATGGGGCATCTGGAGTATCACTGTTTGGCGGCGTGACGCCGGAGGTGTTGGCGGCTTTGCAAAAAGCTAGTGTTTAGTTTAGTGATTTTGTTGAATTGTCTTTAGATTTTTGTCTTTAAATATTTGAGTTTGATATTTGAGTTTGGTTTGATGTCGCGATGACGATTGACAGCTGATGTTTCACTGTTGATAAACATTTGATCATGCATCCTTATCAGCTGATATTGAATTGAAGTTATCACATACGGTAATGCTTTATCATTTTATTTTTGACAACTCATCGTCAACTTACATCTGATATTGTATTGGGGTTATCACATGTGTTTATGCTTTATCATTTTACATTTGGCAATGCATCGTCATTTTATTTTTGACAACTCATCTTACATCTGATATTGTATTGAGGTTATCACATGCGTTAATGCTTTATCATTTTATTTTTGACAACTCATTGTCATTTTACATCTAACATTGTATTGGGGTTTCACATCTAATATCATACAATTCCATTCGGTAATAAGACCGGGAATCCTTTCAGATCCCCGGTTTTTTATTACCGATGTGAATCAAACGTTAAGTCAAAAGCCAGGACTAGCCTTTGCTGTACTAAACATGAGCCTTTGTAACTAATCTTAAATCTCAATCATGGCACAAACGAAAATTTCTTTTTCATTGATCACTTTATAATTACATAGCTAATACTAAAATCCTTTAAAATCAGAGGCCAGGAATGGCCCCCGCTTATAAGTCCTCGATATTTTTATTATGTACGGTATTACACTAAATATAGACACATCCTCACACCAAAAATGGTGTAAGGGTTTCCTAGATATGCTTGTATGAACCCCATAATATTCTATTGAAAATGTTTTCTAATAGTGAATACTAAAAACTACCGGGTACTAAAATTAGTCTCCGGGTTGACATAACATATTATCCCCTATTGAAAAGAATAACTTTATTAGAACTCATTTCACAAATAGGCATTTCCAATTGATAATCAATACATAAACAATAATTATGAAATGAGTCTAGAAAAAGAATAACCTTACCAGATTACCCTCCCAAAAAATTTCCATCTAATACAATTCTATCACTCTCCAACTCCCTCAAAAAGAACACTCCATCGACTACAACCCAATCATCCTCAACTTCCCTCAAAAAGAACACCCTCATATACCACAATCCCATCCCCCTGCACCCCCCAAAAAGAACACTCCATCTACCACAACGTTATTCTCAACTTCCCTCAAAAAAAACGCCCTCATCTACCCCCTACAACTTCCCTCAAAAAATAAAAACCCGCAATTACCCCATCACCTCAAATCATTCACCCACCTATATTCCATGTCATCCAATAAAATTCAATAAATTGCCAGGCTTCAGGAATAAAGCCCGGAGTTATGGATTTTGTTAAGCTGTTGTTCTATGTCAAAACAATTATGAAAACGTCTATCTATTAACCCAAAAACAAAACCTCCATTTATTAACCCAAAATCAAAACATTTTCTACAGCATCAACAGACAATAAGGCACCATCCTTAACTTTCAAAAAAAGTTAAAAACCAGGCATCAGGAATAATTCCCGGGATATTTTTAAAGCTATACCCTATTTAAATTCACCAGATTTGAAATAGCATACCCATAATGAAAGCTCTTTCCTGAAGCGCTTATTAGGTACACAATATGAAGTAGGATTTTTTGAATTTTCAGAATACTGCTGTGTCATCTCTTACATAGGTTTGGTTAACAATGAATAATCTTACAATACTAATTTACACCCCTCTTTCCGGTTTTCCTCGTACCATTTCGTTCATTCTTATCCGTTGCCGTTCAATCTGTTCATTCATATAAAAAAAAGACCGGCCAGTGCAAACTGGCCAGCCGTTAATTTTGCCCGCTCCCGGTGGAGGCAACCAATATCTACCCCCAACCGGGTAACAGGCTGCATCAAAATTCCACCACAATCCTATCCGCACTATTTTTTATGCTCAGTGCCTGCACCCGGCAAACAGCTGTTGTGGCATACCCACCCTGTGGATCAAAACGGGAAATAGGAGAGAGAAAACTGATGCGTGAAGATTGTAAAGATTGTACCGAACCATTCACCTTCACCTGCTGCAATTGCCCCAAACCATGAAATATCAGACTGATATTATTAAACTTTGACGTATAGCTGCCCTCCACCTTATCAAAGATCAACCCACCATCATAACGTATCACCCTTTTATAATAAACACCTTTCTCATAATCATATGTCTGCCCATCATCTTCATAATAAGTAATCGCATTGGCAGTATCACCCTTATATACATGCAAGTACAAAGTGTCACCCGGCCGTTCCGCCGTTGTCTGTACCAAAGACTGCATCGGTACTATACTACCCGCTTTTACATATACCGGCAACTCATGCATCCCCAATGTATTCACCTTTATCTGCCCTCCTGCTACCTGCTCATCCGTGTACAAATCATACCATCCCCCTGCCGGAAAATAAATCGCTCCATACTGCTGGTTACTCTCAAACGGCGCAATCATAAATGCATCACCCAACTGAAACTGCTGCTGAAATCGACTATCATACACCCGTGCATCATCCGTATAATTAATTGCCAATGAACGCATCACCGGCAATCCCTTCTCTATCGCCTCATAAAAAACACTATAGATATAAGGCAACAAACGATACCGCAGGTTGATATAATTGCGCGATACCTCCAGCGCCTCTTCCCCAAATGCCCAGGGCTCAGCTGACCTGGTATTCACCGCCGTATGATTTCTGAAATAAGGCAGAAACGCACCCACTTGCATCCATCTTGTA
This window of the Chitinophaga sancti genome carries:
- a CDS encoding family 10 glycosylhydrolase, with the protein product MNKRNFLKSVGLGSVAMMGAGLPSIVKAEKAAAAGTAATKIKHRVWINPDEKDTDADIRQRYAAYKKAGIGDIMFEADSERHFRIAKEHGIKAHRWIWTMNRGEKELLASHPEWYAKNRKGESCATHPPYVDYYRWLCPSKPETINYLKEQAEAVLSKDYVDGLHLDYVRYCDVILPVNLWSNYGIDQSKELADYDFCYCETCRSKYKELHGKDPLELQHPDQSPSWRKFRYDRITNVVTNLAGVARKHKKPISAAVFPTPEIAKRIVRQDWTNWPLNAVCPMIYHGFYQEDVNWIGDAVAEGMRGLDGRFPLFAGLYLPDFNGNMDDLEKGVRLALKNGASGVSLFGGVTPEVLAALQKASV